From the genome of Hyphobacterium sp. CCMP332:
ATTTCTGCAAGCGTCCGGAAGCGCCGTTTTGCTGCTATTGCCCCCTACCGCTCCAGCCTCCAGCCGCCATTTTGTCCGGCGATCAGTAATAAAAGCGTATCGTTATCATTGGCAGGCAGGTCGAGGAGAGCTGTGTAGCGGCCGGAGGCCCCACAGCTCGAGTGCGTAGCACCCGGCGGACGGCTAACCGGCGAAGTCTGTGATTTTGCCAAAGCCGCTGATCTGGAAGATGTGACAATCATTCCGAAACCGGCGGAAAGCGAAACGCTTCGCGCGGCCCTCGACCGGGCCCTGGAACGCCGGCAGGCAAACTGGATCAGTCCCAAAAGCACAACCTTGTGGCCGCAAGCAGTCCGGGTTCGCACACCGAGGCCTTCGAAAATAGAACGCAAATGCGATTTCACGGTGTTCTCGCTGATATTCAGGGCTTCGGCGATCGCCTTGTTGGTCGCGCCTTCACCCAGCATTTTCAGAACCGCGAGTTGACGCGGGGAAAGATTAGGGCTCCGCAGCCGTATTCCAGAAAACCAACCGGATCTTCAAATGTGGAGACCTCATAGCTGCCTCGGATTCGGCCAGCTATGAGCTGAAACCTTCGGTAAACAACCGGTGATCATCCACCAGAGCGATGCGAAGGATTGAGCTCATATAACCTCTGGTCGGTCCATTCGCGCATTTGCCTCAGGCTGTCTGGCGAGGCCGGAATCAACTTTCCCGGACAACTAAACCAGCCAGAGTTAGTGCAATCACATTCATCACGCATATGGCGACATGAACCCGCAGGGCACGCGCACGCCATGCGGCACTTGTTACCGAGCCGCCGCGCCGGAGGCCGCAACTGAAATACGGGAAAATGGTGAGCCGGCAGGGGTTCGAACCCTGGACCTACTGATTAAAAGTCAGTTGCTCTACCAACTGAGCTACCGGCTCCCGGGCGGGAGCGCCGGACCTATCCGCTTCGCATGGATACGTCAATAAGCAGCCATAATTTTGGGCAGTATACTGGCATGTCTCTATCAGCCGACCGGAGCGCACTCATGAACCTGACTTCGCTTTTACCTTCAATGCCTGTTATTCTGGCAATCGCGGTTTCGCTTTCCGCCTGCGCATCCAATAGCGTCACCGGCACCGGTGTGGACGAGACCCGCAGCGCCGTCAGCGATGCTGTTGGCTTGCCCCGTGATCGACCCGGCGAGATCATGGTCGATGAAGGCGATGAAACAGTCCCGACACCTTATGGCGGCGAAGGCGCGCCGCGTGTTCGACAACGGCCCGGGACATTGCCCGCCTGACCGCAGTGCTCGGGCCCGAAAACATCTATGTCCCCGAAGAATGTGAGAATGAAACCGAGGAGGAACGCAGCTGGCGGGAGCGATCCGCCATGTGGGCCAGCCGTGGCGGCGACGCGATTTCGACCGGAGCCCGCGACCTGTACCGATCCACAATCGTCGGCCTGAATCCGGCACGCCCTGTCTTGCGCTTCGTCGGCCGGGCCGGAGAGATTGAACGCGAAGCCGGGCACAACGCACAACAGCGCTCAATCGGCGCGCTTATCTGCGCGGGCTTTTGACGGCTTCGGCTGTTCAGACAGCTACCTGTCCCGCGCTTTTGACGAATACGGACTGTCGCCGGCACCGAATGGTGATTAGCGGCGCCGCGCTTCGCCTTCGGCCCATCTTGACCGGAAGTCCGTCGCAAACTGATCAAACTCGCCGGCGGCAATGGCGGCCCGCATCCGCGCCATAAGATGCTCGTAATAAGCAATATTATGCCAGCTGAGCAGCATGGCGGCGAGATATTCCCCGGCACGGACGAGGTGATGAATATAGGCTTTCGAATATTCGCGGCTGGCCGGGCAATCAATGGAGGCATCCAGTGGCGATGAATCCTCGGCAAATTCCGCCCGCTTCAGATTGACCGGCCCGTAATCCGACCAGGCCTGTCCATGGCGGCCGGAACGTGTGGGCATGACACAGTCAAACATGTCGACACCGCGCGCTACAGCCTCGACCAAATCAATCGGCTTGCCCACTCCCATAAGATAATGGGGCCGATCTGCCGGAAGCGCCGGCACCGTATAATCCAGCACCGCGCACATGGTCTCCAGCCCTTCACCCACTGCCAGACCACCGATAGCATAGCCATCAAATCCGGTTTCCACGAGACGCTGCGCTGACTCTTGCGCAAATCTTCGTAGACCGAGCCCTGGACAATGCCGAACAGAGCCTGGGTATCGCGTTCACCGAAAGCCGTCTTGCATCGCGCGCCCCAGCGCAGCGACATCTCCATTGAGTGGCGCGCTTCGTCTTCGGTGCAGGAAAATTCGTGCACTCATCCAGCTGCATTGAGATATCCGCGCCCAGCAGGTCCGCTTGGATTTTAATCGCGCGCTCCGGTGTCAAATGATGTTTCGAGCCATCAATGTGGGACTGGAATTCAACACCCTCTTCAGTCAGCTTTCGAAGCCCCGCCAGCGACCAGACCTGGAACCCGCCGGAATCTGTCAGGATCGGCCCGTCCCATTTCATGAATTCATGCAACCCGCCCAGTCGTTTCACCCGTTCGGCCCCGGGCCGCAGCATCAGGTGATAGGTATTGCCAAGAATGATATCGGCCCCGGCCTGCCGGACCTGCTCGGGGTATAGCGCCTTCACGGTGGCGGCGGTCCCGACGGGCATGAAGGCCGGTGTCCGGATATCTCCCGCGGCGTTTTCAGAACACCGGTTCGCGCCTGGCCATCGGTCGCGTGAATCTCGAAAGGAAAAGTGCTCATTTTGCAGCCTCTATCAGACAGGCATCGCCATACGAAAGAAGCGATAGTTTTCGGCTATTGCGTGCGCATAGGCCGCCTGCATCCGGTCCAACCCGGCCAGCGCCGAGACCAGCATGAACAGGGTCGATTTCGGCAAGTGGAAATTCGTCAACAAGGCATCCGTGATCCTGAAACGATAGCCGGGCGTGATGAAGATATCGGTCTCCATCGTACCCGCCCGGACGCCGTCTTTTGTTGCCAGACTTTCAATCGTCCGAAGCGCCGTGGTCCCGACCGGGATCACGCGCCGCCCGTCCAGCTTCGCGCGATGGATCAGGTCCGCGCTTGAATCAGATATTTCACACCATTCCGCATGCATCTGATGTTCCTGCACGTTTTCAGTTTTAACCGGCAAGAATGTTCCCGCGCCGACATGCAGTGTAACCGTCGCGGTCTCGACACCGCGCCACGCCAGGGCGTCCATCAGACGTTCGGTGAAGTGAAGCCCGGCGGTCGGAGCGGCAACGGATCGGGTCTTGTCAGCTGCCGCAAAGCGGGTCTGGTAATCCTCGTCATCGGCCGCATCAACCGCGCGTTTCGAGGCGATATAGGGCGGCAGCGGCAATGACCCGGCCGCCTGAATCGACGCCTCAAGCGCCGCACCGGACCTGTTGAATTGAATCAGGAAATCGCCACCTTCAGACTTTTCTTCAATGATAGCCACAAGTTCGCCAAAGACGATTTCATCGCCCTCGCGCAGGCGCTTGCCAGGCTTGGCAAACACCCGCCAGCGGTCAGCATCGACCTGCTTGTGCAAATTGACCGAGACCGCAACATCGCCACTGTCCGCGTTCCGCGCCGGACGAAAGCCGCTCAGGGCCGCCCGCATGACCCGTGTATCGTTCAGCACCAGGAGGTCGCCCGGCTGCAACAGCGCCGGCAAATCCAGCACGCCATGATCGCCCAGTCTGCCGTCTGACCCGATATGCAGTAATCTGGCAGCATCGCGCGGCCGCGCAGGGCGCAGCGCAATCCGGTCGTCCGGAAGAACAAAATCGAAATCACTTAATTGCATGGTGGCGGGGTCTATCTTTGCCGCATTGCACGGCAAGCTTACCGCTGTTCAGCGAGAGGAGTGGCGTGTGAAATCGAGATTCCGGCGACCGGCACGCCGCCTTCTTCTGGCCGATCTGATCATCCTGCCATTGATCATGGTTGTTGCCTTTCTATGGCTCGCACCTATCTGGAATTTCGCTGACCTTTACCGGCATCTTTGGCCCGTATGGGCGATCTCCGCGATGGTGGCTGTGGCAGTCATGGCCATGCTGAAGCGATGGTCGCACTCGCTATAGCGGCGATTCACCGGCTGGATTTTCGTGGCGGCGGTCACAGAATTGTGGCGCGGTCAGACCGGGCCCGACCTCACCTTTCCCAATGATCCCGTCGTCCTGAGAATTGCCACGCACAATGTGTGGGGCCAGAATTTCGATCCGGAACACACCATCGATGTTCTTCAATCTCTGGATGCCGAGATGATTGGCCTGCAGGAAGCCTTCGGAAATTCGCGCGGCATTGAATCGGCCCTGCTGAAACCCACCCTTTCCGCGCCCGATGCGACCGTCACGCGACTCGGCTGGTCTCCCGTCTGGAAATCGTCGATTCCGGCTGTCTGGAATGGCGCGACACGGATTGGCCCGACAGCCGTTTTGCGCTCTGGCGCTGGGAAGTTCCGCGAACGGTGTGGGCCCGCATCCGCCTCGACAATGGCAGCGACGTCGTCGTTGTCGCAACACACATGACCTGGCCCAACCCGCTATCCGTGCAGAATGAACAACGCCGCAATCTGGCCGACCTCATCGCCCGCAGAGGCTGGGACAGTGTCATTCTCATTGGCGACTTCAACGCCGCCGCACCGTCCGTCGCGCTGACCGGATTGAACGGGAAACCGGCCTGCAACGGCGGACTATCGGCCTTCCAACCTGGCCGTCGTCCAGAACCGTCAGCCGCCGCTTCGGCGTTGCGCTGCCAAATCTGCCGGGTCTGGTAGGTATTGACCATGTCTTCGCCAGCGAGGACTGGAACACGCTCGATACCGAGACGGGCCCCATGACCGGATCCGATCACCGACCGGTCATTGTCACACTCATCCGGTCGGATACAGTCGACTAAGCGTCGACCAGTTTTGCCGAAATGATCTTGCCGGGATTGCGCGGCGGCTCACCTGGGCAGGGCGTCCACATGTTCCATGCCGGAAATGACCTCGCCCCAGACCGTGTACTGGTTATCGAGATAGGGCACTTCATCAAGGCAGATGAAAACTGGCTGTCGGCGGAATTCGGATCGGATGCCCGCGCCATGGACATCGTGCCTCGCACATGCGGCTCCGAATTGAATTCGGCGTCAATATTCTGGCCGGATCCGCCCATGCCATTCCCGTTAGGACACCCGCCCTGGGCGACAAAGCCGTCAATCACCCGGTGAAACGTCAGCCCGTCATAGAAGCCATCAGCTGCCAACTCGGATATCCGGGCGACGTGTTTGGGCGCGAGATCATCGCGTAACTTTATGACGACATCGCCGCCGTCGAGTTGAAAAACCAGATTTTGATCAGCCATTTGAAATTACTCCGTAATACGAACGGGAACGTCGACTTCACACACATCCGGTGCCTCGCCGCCCTCGCCCTGCGCCATCAACCAGTCGGCGAAAGCTTGTGAATTGGTATCCATCACCTTAACGGTGACCTGCCCATCGAAACCGGAATCCGATCCGACACGCATCGAACGAATCGTATCCGTGTAAACCCGATCCTGACCAGCAGTGCCTACGGCAATCGCATCGACAGCATCCTGACCCGCGCGTACCCGGCCCCAAACCGTATATTGCGCATTCAGGTGTTCCGCATCGCCGCGTGTAATGTAGAACTGGCTGCCCGCACTGTTCGGGTCACTCGTCCGCGCCATGGAGGCCGCACCTTCGCAATGAAGGAGCCAGCTTTCCACCCGGCCGTCAGCGGTAATACTAGCCAAGGCTGCGGCTTGCGTGCCTGCGGGAAATCCGTTCCAGAAACCGGCACGGGCCATCGACGGATTGCTCCGCGGATTTATAACGCGATCCTGTGTTTCGAAAATCGGCGTCTCGTTCGGGTCACGGCGCATCGTGAATTCGCCGGGCACCCGGTCCATATCGGTCGAGTGCGCCGGATTGGTCCGGCTGCCACCGCCTTGCGCAACAAAGCCGTCAATCACGCGGTGCCAGACGAGAAAGTCATAGAACCGCTCATTGGCCAGCGTCGTCATGCGCTCGACATGTTGCGGCGCAAATTCCGGTGCCAGCTCCAGCACGATCATGCCGTGTTCGGTCTCGATATAGAGTAGATGATCCTGCTCGACCGTGCGCCAGACATCATCCGGAAAATCATAATCCGGCGCTTCGTCCGCGACAGCCATCGTGTCCGCTTCATCCTGAATCAGCGCCGCAAGCTGTGTTTCGGAACCCGCTTCGGTGGATTGAGAGGACTCTGCGGCCTCGCTCGCTGTCTCCGCGATATCCGCTTCCGCATTTGCAGCATTGTTTTCAGCGCAAGCACTTGCGGCCAATACGAGCGCGATCGCGCTCGACATCCAAACTCGTTTCATCACGCAAACTTCTCCAGCAACATCTTCTTGACCGACGGCGACACAAACGCGCTGACATCGCCGCCCAGCCGGGCAATTTCCTTCACCAGTCGGGAGGCAACCGCCTGGTGCCGCGGGTCCGCCATCAGGAAGACGGTTTCAATTTCCGAATTCAGACGCTGATTCATGCCAACCATCTGAAACTCATATTCGAAATCAGAGACCGCACGCAGACCGCGAACAATACTGCTGGCCCCGATTTCTTCGGCAAAATGCATCAGCAATCCGTCAAAAGGCCGGACCTCAATTTCGGTATCTGTCTTCAGGGCATCGGCGACCGCCTCGACCATGGAGACACGCTCGGACAGCGAAAACAGCGGCCCTTGTCCTCATTGATCGCCACGCCGATCACCAGCTTGTCGACCAGCTTCACCGCCCGGCCGATAATGTCGACATGGCCGTTGGTTATGGGGTCAAACGTCGGGATATAGCGCAATGCGCTTTGTCATGCCTCGCCATCACCTTCAGTTTCGGGGCCACCACCTTCGAGGTTTTCACCCTCGGCCTCGACTTCATCCTCGCCGCTATCGGCCACGCGGACAACCGAGACCACAGACTCCCGGCGCGCGGCGAGCAGCGTCACGCCCTTGGTCGCCCGTCCGGCAATCCGCACCGTATCCAGCGGGAAGCGGATCAATTGACCGCCATCGGTGACCGCCATGATCTGATCGGCATCTTCAACGGTAAAGCTGGCTGCCAGAGGCACGCCGCGTGACAAATCATGTGCGGCAACGCCCTGCCCGCCGCGATTCATCACCCGGTATTCATACCCGGAGGAGCGTTTTCCGAAGCCATCTGATGCAACGGTCAACACGAATTGCTCCGCCCCACCGAGCTCTGCAATCCGCTCGGACGAAAGCGCGGCATCCTCGCCCTCTTCGAGGGAAATTTCATCAATCTCTTCAGATTCATCAGCCCCGGACACGGCGCGCCGCATGGCCGCCGCATGCTCAGGTAAGCCCGCGCTTCTTCGGTCGTGACGCTGACATGGTGCAGCACCGCCATCGAGATCACATGATCATCCTTGCCCAGACGCACACCGCGGACGCCAATGGAATTCCGGCCACGGAAGACGCGAACGTCGGTGGCCGCAAAACGTATGGCCCGGCCTTTCCGCGTGGTCAGCAAGACATCATCTGCCTCCATGCACAGACGCACATCGACGATGCGATCTTCGCCTTCCAGCTTCATCGCGATCTTGCCATTGCGGTTGACCTGGACAAAGTCGGACAGCTTGTTGCGGCGCACGGTGCCCGAAGCGGTCGCAAACATGACGTCCAGTTTTCCCACTCGGACTCGTCTTCAGGCAGCGCCATCACCGAGGTAATGGTGACATCCTCGCCCAGCGGAAGATGTTCACCAGAGCCTTGCCGCGTGTGTTTGGCGCGCCGATCGGCAGGCGCCACGTCTTTGATTTATAAACCATTCCATCGGAGGAGAAGAATAGCAGCGGAGCATGCGTGCTCGCGACAAACAGGGTCGCGACGAAATCCTCGTCCTTCATGGACATTCCGGAGCGCCCTTTGCCACCACGGCGTTGCGCCCGGTAGTCCGACAACGGCGTCCGTTTGACGTAGCCGGCATGCGTGACCGTCACGACCATATCCTCGCGCGCGATCAGATCTTCGTCTTCGACTTCCAGCTCGACGTCCAGAATGGCGGTCCGTCGCGGAACCGCGAACTGGTCCCGGGCTTCCAGCAACTCACTCTTGATGATCTCCTGCACGCGCGAGCGTGAGCTGAGGATGTCAAGAAGATCCTTGATCTTCTCGGCCAGCCCTTGGCTTCATCGCCCAATTCCTCGGCCCAGAGCCGTCAGGCGGGCCAGACGCAGATCCATGATGGCCTGGGCCTGCTCCAGCGTCAGACGAAGCGTCTGACCGTCAGAAAGAACGGACCTTGGGTCGGCCACCAGCGCCACAAGTGACGCCACTTCCTGGGCCGGCCGGTCGCGATCCATCAGCTGTTCGCGAGCCGTCGCCGGGTTCGGGGCCTTGCGGATCGTGGCAATGACTTCGTCGATATTGGCAACGGCAAGCGCAAGACCGACAATAACATGAGCGCGATCCCGCGCCTTCTTCAGATCATGCCGGGCCCGGCGCGCCACGACCTCCTCGCGGGATCGCAGGAAGGTCTCCAGATAGCCCCGCATCCCCATAAGAACAGGACGGCCGCCGACCAGCGACAACATGTTCACGCCAAAATTCTGCTGCATCGGTGACCAGCGGTAGAGCTGGTTCAGGATGACTTCCGCATTGGCGTCCTTTTTCAGCTCGATATAGACGCGCATGCCGGTGCGGTTGGATTCATCACGCAAATCGGAAATGCCTTCGATACGCTTGTCGCGCACCAGCTCGGCAATTTTCTCGATCATGTTGGCCTTGTTCACCTGATAGGAATGGCCGTGACGATGATCGCCTGGCGATCCTTACGCACGTCTTCAATATTCGTGCTGGCCCGCATGATCACTGATCCGCGCCCCGTCGACAGACCCGCGCGCGCGCCTGTCCGGCCCACAATTTGAGCACCGGTCGGAAAATCCGGTCCCGGCACAATGTCCAGAAGCTCGGCGTCCGTGACCTCCGGATTTTCCAGCAGGGTCACGGTGGCATCAATGATTTCGCCCAGATTGTGCGGCGGAATATTGGTCGCCATGCCGACCGCGATACCGCCGCCGCCATTGACCAGCAAATTCGGATAGCGCGAGGGAGCACGACCGGCTCGCTTTCCGAACCGTCATAGTTTTCGGCAAAATCCACGGTGGACTTGTCGATATCCGCCAGCAGCGCTTCGGCCGGCTTGTCCATGCGCACTTCGGTGTAACGCATGGCGGCCGGTGGGTCGCCATCGACCGAGCCGA
Proteins encoded in this window:
- a CDS encoding response regulator transcription factor; the encoded protein is MRLRSPNLSPRQLAVLKMLGEGATNKAIAEALNISENTVKSHLRSIFEGLGVRTRTACGHKVVLLGLIQFACRRSRARSRAARSVSLSAGFGMIVTSSRSAALAKSQTSPVSRPPGATHSSCGASGRYTALLDLPANDNDTLLLLIAGQNGGWRLER
- a CDS encoding peptidylprolyl isomerase, whose translation is MKRVWMSSAIALVLAASACAENNAANAEADIAETASEAAESSQSTEAGSETQLAALIQDEADTMAVADEAPDYDFPDDVWRTVEQDHLLYIETEHGMIVLELAPEFAPQHVERMTTLANERFYDFLVWHRVIDGFVAQGGGSRTNPAHSTDMDRVPGEFTMRRDPNETPIFETQDRVINPRSNPSMARAGFWNGFPAGTQAAALASITADGRVESWLLHCEGAASMARTSDPNSAGSQFYITRGDAEHLNAQYTVWGRVRAGQDAVDAIAVGTAGQDRVYTDTIRSMRVGSDSGFDGQVTVKVMDTNSQAFADWLMAQGEGGEAPDVCEVDVPVRITE